From Callospermophilus lateralis isolate mCalLat2 chromosome 5, mCalLat2.hap1, whole genome shotgun sequence, a single genomic window includes:
- the LOC143400225 gene encoding olfactory receptor 14A16-like, protein MNRTSGLTGFLLLGFPGPCNLQLLQAGTLTAAYLAALVGNGLNITITTLDPGLHSPMYFFLRNLSLSDICLNSAVVPQAVTNSVTHCHSISFLGCVAQVFLVPFSAVAEVSLLTVMSMDCYAAICHPLHYEAIMSRDTCVQMVTLSWLSSGFVCAMHTVSTFSFSYCGNRQIQQFFCDIPQLLAISCSHNMTAEVLLISISAILDTGCFACIVVSYIFIFSTVRRIPSTAGWVKAYSTCFPHLAVVVLLLSTAFTAYLKPLLGSSSSTDLVLSAVYIVLPPSLNPLIYSLRNKAMKAGLEKLVTGKLLTKQHMLLFLHG, encoded by the coding sequence ATGAACAGAACGTCAGGGCTCACGGGCTTCCTTCTCCTGGGTTTCCCTGGCCCATGCAACCTTCAGCTCCTACAAGCTGGGACTCTCACTGCAGCCTACCTGGCTGCCCTGGTGGGGAATGGCCtcaacatcaccatcaccaccctgGACCCGGGCCTCCATtcgcccatgtacttcttcctgagGAATCTGTCCCTCTCTGATATCTGCCTCAATTCTGCTGTGGTGCCCCAAGCTGTCACCAACTCTGTCACCCACTGCCACTCCATCTCATTCCTCGGCTGTGTGGCCCAGGTCTTCCTGGTGCCTTTCTCTGCAGTTGCAGAGGTGAGTCTCCTAACAGTGATGTCCATGGACTGCTATGCCGCCATCTGCCATCCCCTGCACTATGAAGCCATCATGAGCAGGGACACCTGTGTGCAGATGGTCACTCTGTCCTGGCTCAGCAGTGGCTTTGTATGTGCCATGCACACTGTGAGCACCTTTTCCTTTTCTTACTGTGGAAACCGTCAAATTCAGCAGTTCTTCTGTGACATTCCGCAGTTGTTGGCTATTTCTTGCTCCCATAACATGACTGCAGAAGTCCTGCTCATCTCCATAAGTGCCATCCTGGACACTGGCTGCTTTGCCTGCATTGTCGTCTCCTACATCTTCATCTTCTCCACCGTCAGGCGGATCCCATCCACAGCAGGGTGGGTCAAAGCCTACTCCACCTGCTTCCCCCACCTGGCAGTGGTAGTGCTTCTCCTCTCCACTGCCTTCACTGCTTACCTGAAGCCCCTCCTAGGGTCCTCCTCCTCCACTGACCTGGTGCTCTCTGCGGTCTACATTGTGCTGCCCCCGTCCCTCAACCCACTCATCTATAGCCTGAGGAACAAGGCCATGAAGGCAGGATTGGAGAAGCTGGTCAccgggaagctcctgacaaagcaGCACATGCTCCTGTTCCTCCACGGATAG